Proteins found in one Halococcus agarilyticus genomic segment:
- the larE gene encoding ATP-dependent sacrificial sulfur transferase LarE: protein MNVEAKAAAVRADLAERDGVVIAFSGGVDSSVVAALAHDALGDDAVACTAKSETLPAAELDDTTRVTEEIGIRHEIVEFSELSSEEFVANDGDRCYHCRTMRLSAMFDAARELGITTVCDGTNASDPGEGHRPGLRAVEELNAYSPLLEHDITKDEVREIARDYGLSVADKPSMACLSSRIPTGLDVTEERLSRVEKAETLLRTWGFEQFRVRDHDGLARIEVAPEELERALDADFVRAAREHLTDIGFEHVTLDLHGYRTGSVSPADDGGAETADGTETDASSLVSGDLDLGAEYPTAED from the coding sequence ATGAACGTCGAGGCGAAGGCAGCCGCCGTCCGTGCCGATCTCGCCGAACGCGACGGGGTCGTGATCGCGTTCTCCGGTGGTGTGGATTCGAGTGTGGTCGCGGCACTCGCCCACGACGCGCTCGGGGACGACGCCGTGGCCTGCACCGCGAAGAGCGAGACCCTGCCGGCGGCCGAACTCGACGACACGACCCGAGTCACCGAAGAGATCGGGATCCGCCACGAGATCGTGGAGTTCTCGGAGCTCAGTAGCGAGGAGTTCGTCGCGAACGACGGCGATCGGTGCTATCACTGCCGCACGATGCGGCTCTCGGCGATGTTCGACGCCGCGCGGGAGCTCGGGATCACGACGGTGTGTGACGGGACGAACGCCTCCGATCCCGGCGAGGGCCACCGGCCGGGCCTCCGCGCGGTCGAGGAGCTGAACGCCTACTCCCCACTGTTGGAGCACGACATCACGAAAGATGAGGTTCGGGAGATCGCACGCGACTATGGCCTCTCGGTCGCGGACAAACCCTCGATGGCGTGTCTCTCCTCACGGATTCCCACCGGTCTCGATGTGACCGAGGAGCGGCTCTCGCGGGTCGAGAAGGCCGAAACCCTCCTCCGGACGTGGGGGTTCGAGCAGTTCCGGGTGCGCGATCACGACGGCCTCGCGCGCATCGAGGTCGCGCCCGAAGAGCTAGAGCGCGCGCTCGATGCCGACTTCGTTCGGGCGGCCCGCGAACATCTCACCGACATCGGCTTCGAGCACGTCACGCTCGACCTCCACGGCTACCGCACCGGGAGCGTCAGCCCGGCGGACGATGGGGGAGCCGAGACGGCAGACGGGACGGAAACCGACGCGTCGAGCCTCGTTTCCGGCGACCTCGATCTCGGCGCGGAGTACCCGACCGCCGAAGATTGA
- a CDS encoding DUF7563 family protein: protein MPECQNCGAFVTAAYARVFTPSEIEDPRVCPQCEDKIRDGAEVRQARSTRRG, encoded by the coding sequence ATGCCTGAATGCCAGAACTGTGGTGCGTTCGTGACGGCGGCGTACGCCAGGGTTTTCACACCGAGCGAGATCGAGGACCCCCGGGTGTGCCCGCAGTGTGAGGACAAGATCCGCGACGGCGCGGAAGTCAGGCAGGCGCGGTCGACGCGGCGCGGCTAG
- a CDS encoding helix-hairpin-helix domain-containing protein, with amino-acid sequence MDLESVPGVGPKTADRLAALDEPERALAAGDVAALAEAPGVSPGRAATIARAAIKAEHGDTGEFLATDRAREVYRDALALLQDRAVTDYAAKRLETLYPAGSESRIEEVREWTTQAMAREPDPEVLDALSGVAPLESPTGLRVRERCLATADAERHAAAEAAYPEISVEVVEDARDIADLATGYSTVIVLDESFAGIDIAGDVRVEPDALEKPEMVVPERLLAFFAENRDRLRTAAAVARAADLDTPCDLVALDDALSRLDDEGSVVPDDELARLRQAVDDLDAAVSTGESVANDRLREAIEERDVTIEGSDLLSLVEQGAGVDSLLSRELEDEHAAAIEAAREHLVDALALDAGEAEIAARAFPEEPTFPVEHDEAVVSRLREELTAARDRRATRLKRDLAADLADLSEDCEELVHAALERDVELAVARFAREFDCTLPEFGGSGVAIEAGRSPLLDIDFEAVEPIDYAVAGPTLLSGVNSGGKTSTLDLLALVTVLAHMGLPVPADRAVVERYDSLHYQEKSQGTLDAGAFESTLREFAGLVSGAGHRLVLVDELESITEPGASARIIAGILEELAGGEATAVFVSHLAGEIREAAGFEVPVDGIEAVGLEGGELVVERSPKKDVLARSTPELIVEKLATQDGETADGAEPFYERLLEKFE; translated from the coding sequence ATGGACCTCGAATCCGTTCCGGGGGTAGGTCCGAAAACCGCCGACCGCCTCGCGGCGCTCGACGAGCCCGAGCGCGCGCTCGCGGCGGGCGACGTGGCGGCGCTCGCCGAGGCTCCCGGGGTCTCGCCGGGACGGGCCGCGACCATCGCGCGAGCGGCGATCAAGGCCGAACACGGCGACACCGGGGAGTTCCTCGCCACCGATCGCGCTCGCGAAGTCTACCGAGACGCACTCGCCCTCCTCCAGGACCGCGCCGTCACCGACTACGCCGCCAAGCGGCTCGAAACCCTCTACCCCGCCGGGAGCGAGTCGCGGATCGAGGAGGTGCGCGAATGGACCACGCAGGCGATGGCGCGCGAGCCCGATCCCGAGGTTCTCGACGCACTCTCCGGGGTCGCGCCGCTTGAATCGCCCACTGGACTTCGGGTCCGCGAGCGGTGTCTCGCCACCGCCGACGCCGAGCGCCACGCCGCGGCCGAGGCTGCCTACCCCGAGATTTCGGTCGAGGTGGTGGAGGACGCGCGCGACATCGCGGACCTCGCGACGGGTTATTCCACCGTGATCGTGCTCGACGAGTCGTTCGCCGGCATCGACATCGCGGGCGACGTCCGGGTCGAACCCGACGCGCTCGAAAAACCCGAGATGGTGGTTCCCGAGCGGCTGCTCGCCTTCTTCGCCGAAAACCGCGATCGGCTCCGCACGGCCGCCGCGGTCGCACGGGCCGCCGACCTCGATACCCCCTGCGATCTCGTGGCGCTCGACGACGCGCTCTCCCGACTCGACGACGAGGGAAGCGTCGTCCCTGACGACGAACTCGCGCGGCTGCGCCAGGCGGTCGACGATCTCGACGCGGCGGTCTCCACGGGTGAAAGCGTGGCGAACGACCGGCTCCGCGAAGCGATCGAGGAGCGCGACGTCACCATCGAAGGATCGGATCTGCTCTCGCTCGTCGAGCAGGGTGCTGGCGTCGACTCGCTGCTTTCGCGGGAGCTCGAAGACGAGCACGCCGCCGCGATCGAGGCCGCGCGCGAACATCTCGTCGACGCGCTCGCGCTCGACGCCGGCGAGGCAGAAATCGCCGCACGGGCGTTCCCCGAGGAGCCCACCTTTCCCGTGGAACACGATGAGGCGGTCGTGAGCCGGCTCCGCGAGGAGCTTACCGCTGCGCGCGACCGTCGAGCGACGCGGCTGAAACGCGACCTCGCGGCGGATCTCGCCGACCTGAGCGAAGACTGCGAGGAACTCGTCCACGCGGCGCTCGAACGCGACGTCGAACTCGCCGTCGCGCGCTTCGCTCGCGAGTTCGACTGCACGCTGCCCGAGTTCGGTGGAAGCGGCGTCGCGATCGAGGCCGGCCGCTCGCCGCTGCTCGACATCGACTTCGAGGCGGTCGAGCCGATCGACTACGCAGTCGCGGGGCCGACGCTGCTCTCGGGGGTCAACAGCGGTGGAAAGACCTCGACGCTCGATCTCCTCGCGCTCGTCACGGTGCTCGCCCACATGGGGCTGCCCGTCCCCGCCGATCGGGCGGTGGTCGAGCGGTACGATTCGCTGCACTACCAGGAGAAGAGCCAGGGCACCCTCGACGCGGGCGCGTTCGAGTCCACACTCCGGGAGTTCGCCGGCCTCGTATCGGGGGCGGGTCACCGGCTGGTGCTGGTCGACGAACTCGAAAGCATCACCGAGCCTGGTGCGTCGGCCCGGATCATCGCGGGCATCCTCGAAGAACTCGCGGGCGGCGAGGCCACCGCCGTCTTCGTCTCGCACCTCGCCGGCGAGATCCGCGAGGCCGCCGGGTTCGAGGTTCCTGTCGATGGCATCGAGGCGGTCGGACTGGAGGGCGGCGAGCTCGTGGTCGAGCGTTCGCCGAAAAAAGACGTGCTCGCGCGCTCGACGCCTGAACTCATCGTCGAGAAGCTCGCCACCCAAGACGGCGAGACCGCAGATGGGGCGGAGCCGTTCTACGAGCGGCTGCTAGAGAAGTTCGAGTGA
- a CDS encoding alpha/beta hydrolase, protein MALRAHDVTARDGLSLNLWERSPADDGDEAVLFVHGSITCARALFAPPVAGDDSYSWLAAPGERGRTAFALDIRGYGDSDRPSEMDEPPEENGPPVRADLAANDAADALEFVRERFDTVHLVGVSWGTNVCGRLVERDAPPIASLVQCAPVYRTPYDVEDGLAALGLNPDLDAYYYQDRATVESRQGEDANDALFEAIWRTQIESNQGVDESRYVAQTGALADFADCCADEPPYDAANIDAPTLVVRGSDDAISWRADATALYDELGTLDAEYLELAAADHYAMHGKRRSALYDAVNRFHDRT, encoded by the coding sequence ATGGCACTTCGGGCTCACGACGTGACGGCGCGCGACGGCCTCTCGCTCAACCTCTGGGAACGATCCCCCGCAGACGACGGCGACGAAGCCGTGCTCTTCGTCCACGGCAGCATCACCTGCGCACGGGCGCTGTTCGCCCCGCCGGTCGCGGGCGACGACTCGTACTCGTGGCTCGCCGCCCCTGGAGAGCGCGGTCGAACGGCGTTCGCGCTCGACATCCGGGGGTACGGCGACAGCGACCGTCCGTCCGAGATGGACGAACCGCCCGAGGAGAACGGCCCGCCAGTCCGGGCGGATCTCGCCGCGAACGACGCTGCCGACGCACTCGAATTCGTCCGCGAGCGTTTCGACACCGTGCATCTCGTCGGTGTCTCGTGGGGCACGAACGTCTGCGGACGGCTCGTCGAACGTGACGCGCCCCCCATAGCTTCCCTCGTCCAGTGCGCGCCGGTCTACCGGACGCCCTACGACGTTGAGGACGGCCTCGCGGCGCTCGGGCTCAACCCCGATCTCGACGCCTACTACTATCAGGACCGCGCAACCGTCGAAAGTCGCCAGGGCGAGGACGCAAACGACGCACTGTTCGAGGCGATCTGGCGAACCCAGATCGAGTCGAACCAGGGCGTCGACGAGAGCCGGTATGTCGCTCAGACGGGTGCGCTCGCGGACTTCGCCGACTGCTGTGCCGACGAGCCGCCGTACGACGCCGCGAACATCGACGCCCCGACGCTCGTGGTTCGCGGCTCCGACGACGCGATCTCGTGGCGCGCGGACGCGACCGCGCTGTACGACGAACTCGGGACCCTCGATGCAGAATACCTCGAACTCGCGGCCGCGGACCACTACGCCATGCATGGCAAGCGCCGCAGTGCGCTCTACGACGCCGTGAACCGCTTCCACGACCGGACGTGA
- a CDS encoding histidine phosphatase family protein has protein sequence MTVLLVRHGETAWNAARRVQGWAPVPLSERGREQATRLGEHLAATYDVDRFVASDLRRTRETAVLVHEAGVDAEPTFDRAWRERDFGVYQGLSYEALFETYPEFAVTESGRRALEAVPERGESLLDCRERVLDGFDRLVADAPGDETVLIVTHGGPLYALLGHLKGIDYVTSIAGESQGNCAVNELRGDQEKGFEIVRENDTSYRE, from the coding sequence ATGACCGTTCTCCTCGTCCGCCACGGCGAGACCGCGTGGAACGCCGCCCGCCGGGTTCAGGGCTGGGCACCCGTTCCGCTCTCCGAACGGGGACGCGAGCAAGCCACGCGCCTCGGCGAGCATCTCGCCGCAACGTACGATGTCGACCGTTTCGTCGCCTCCGACCTCCGGCGGACCCGCGAGACAGCGGTGCTCGTCCACGAAGCCGGCGTCGACGCCGAGCCGACGTTCGACCGGGCGTGGCGCGAGCGCGATTTCGGTGTCTATCAGGGACTCTCCTACGAGGCGCTGTTCGAGACCTACCCCGAGTTCGCCGTCACCGAGTCCGGCCGACGTGCGCTCGAAGCCGTCCCCGAGCGCGGCGAGAGTCTGCTCGACTGTCGCGAGCGCGTGCTCGATGGATTCGATCGGCTCGTCGCGGACGCGCCGGGTGACGAAACGGTGCTGATCGTCACTCACGGCGGGCCGCTCTACGCGCTGCTCGGCCATCTCAAGGGGATCGACTACGTGACGTCGATCGCCGGCGAGTCCCAGGGAAACTGCGCGGTGAACGAACTTCGTGGCGATCAGGAGAAAGGGTTCGAGATCGTCCGCGAGAACGACACGAGCTACCGGGAGTAG
- a CDS encoding carbonic anhydrase — protein MDQTVVELLERNADHAEEFGDRFDDVQDSQRPAVVTVCCADSRVLQDQMWENDKPGHVFTCANIGNRVCQRTDAGEVVSGDVLYPIAHTDTETAVVVGHTGCGAVTAAYDAISGDGAGEPAGIEHCIGLLTPHLEAGVEALPADVRRTEAIDRLVEYNVDRQVAALVESEDVPDSVDVVGVVYDFQDVYTERRGEVHVVNVDGETEVDALRNTHSEIAARIERRWEY, from the coding sequence ATGGACCAGACGGTTGTCGAACTACTGGAGCGAAACGCCGATCACGCCGAGGAGTTCGGGGATCGATTCGACGACGTGCAGGACTCACAGCGGCCGGCAGTCGTCACGGTCTGCTGTGCCGACTCCCGGGTGCTTCAGGACCAGATGTGGGAAAACGACAAGCCAGGACACGTCTTCACGTGTGCCAACATCGGGAATCGAGTGTGCCAGCGGACCGACGCCGGGGAAGTCGTTTCGGGGGACGTCCTGTACCCGATCGCCCACACCGACACCGAGACCGCCGTCGTGGTCGGCCACACGGGCTGTGGGGCCGTCACGGCGGCGTACGACGCCATCAGCGGCGACGGGGCTGGCGAGCCCGCCGGGATCGAACACTGCATCGGACTGCTGACCCCCCACCTCGAAGCGGGCGTCGAGGCGCTCCCCGCGGACGTGCGTCGCACCGAGGCCATCGACCGGCTCGTGGAGTACAACGTCGATCGCCAGGTCGCGGCGCTCGTCGAGAGCGAGGATGTCCCCGATAGCGTCGACGTCGTCGGGGTCGTCTACGACTTCCAGGACGTCTACACCGAGCGTCGGGGTGAGGTTCACGTCGTCAACGTCGACGGCGAGACGGAGGTCGACGCGCTGCGTAACACCCACTCCGAGATCGCCGCACGGATCGAGCGGCGGTGGGAGTACTGA
- a CDS encoding phosphoglucomutase/phosphomannomutase family protein, whose product MDAISFGTDGWRATLDTFTAPRVRMVGQAVATHLREAGHDAPVAVSYDARESSRGFAEELARVLAANGFDVLLPERDRPTPLLAWMIVDRDLAGGLMVTASHNPPEYNGVKFIPDDGAPALPDVTERIEANLAEPDPLPEPEWGTVEEIDFVDSHADHAHDLVADRAGVSRDDAFLDGVTVAYDAMYGSGRGVTDALLERAGADVDRLHCEQRDDFGGTPPEPSAEHLAELAECVRTGDAALGIANDGDADRLAVVTPERGYLDENLFFAAIYDSLLESDAGPAVRTVSTTFLIDRIAEAHGEDVVETPVGFKWVAEAMGEAEALIGGEESGGFSIRGHVREKDGVLLALLAAAAAQEEPLDDRVDRLFDEHGAIHQSKISVDCPDDEKTRVLDDLEGELPERVAGEAVADVVTKDGFKILLESGAWLLVRPSGTEPVLRVYAEASSEERVDELLDAGRDLVAPLV is encoded by the coding sequence ATGGACGCCATTTCGTTCGGGACCGACGGCTGGCGCGCGACCCTCGACACCTTCACCGCGCCGCGGGTGCGAATGGTCGGTCAGGCGGTCGCCACCCACCTCCGGGAAGCGGGCCACGACGCGCCGGTGGCGGTGAGCTACGACGCCCGCGAGAGTTCGCGAGGATTCGCCGAAGAACTCGCTCGTGTACTCGCGGCCAACGGGTTCGACGTTCTCCTCCCCGAACGCGACCGCCCGACACCGCTGCTCGCGTGGATGATCGTCGATCGCGATCTCGCGGGCGGACTGATGGTCACCGCCTCCCACAACCCGCCCGAGTACAACGGCGTGAAGTTCATCCCCGACGACGGCGCGCCCGCACTCCCCGACGTGACCGAGCGGATCGAGGCCAACCTCGCCGAGCCCGACCCGCTCCCCGAGCCGGAGTGGGGCACCGTCGAGGAGATCGATTTCGTCGACTCACACGCAGACCACGCGCACGACCTCGTGGCCGATCGAGCGGGTGTGTCGCGCGACGACGCCTTTCTCGACGGCGTGACGGTCGCCTACGACGCGATGTACGGCAGCGGGCGGGGCGTGACCGACGCGCTACTCGAACGCGCGGGTGCTGACGTCGATCGACTCCACTGCGAGCAGCGCGACGACTTCGGCGGGACGCCACCGGAACCGAGCGCCGAGCACCTCGCGGAACTCGCCGAGTGCGTCCGGACGGGCGACGCCGCCCTCGGGATCGCGAACGACGGCGACGCCGATCGGCTCGCGGTCGTCACGCCCGAGCGGGGCTACCTCGACGAGAACCTGTTTTTCGCCGCGATCTATGACTCCCTCCTCGAATCGGACGCCGGCCCGGCTGTCCGCACGGTCTCGACGACGTTCCTGATAGACCGGATCGCCGAGGCCCACGGTGAGGACGTAGTCGAGACGCCGGTCGGATTCAAGTGGGTCGCGGAGGCGATGGGCGAGGCCGAGGCCCTGATTGGGGGCGAGGAGTCGGGCGGGTTCTCGATCCGCGGGCACGTCCGCGAAAAGGACGGCGTGTTGCTGGCGCTGCTCGCGGCGGCCGCCGCACAGGAAGAACCGCTCGACGACCGGGTGGATCGGCTGTTCGACGAACACGGCGCGATCCATCAGTCGAAGATCAGCGTCGACTGCCCCGACGACGAGAAGACGCGCGTGCTCGACGATCTGGAGGGGGAGCTTCCCGAGCGGGTCGCGGGCGAGGCGGTTGCGGACGTGGTCACGAAAGACGGGTTCAAGATCCTGCTGGAGAGCGGGGCGTGGCTGCTCGTTCGGCCGAGTGGGACCGAACCCGTCCTTCGGGTGTACGCCGAAGCAAGTAGTGAAGAACGGGTCGACGAACTGCTCGACGCCGGCCGTGACCTCGTCGCGCCGCTCGTCTAG
- a CDS encoding helix-turn-helix domain-containing protein — MIDLTLDVEQYDCPYIAATDDHDVAFSTLNWEFDRTAAKLETRMVVDGGDRATLDRGLGTLREHDQIHEYDLVAKRDGVARIRSTIPTTNAMGTIRDHDGYVTGPFHIESGSERWQVGFDGEGAAEAALAALETDNEFTVEAREEVGLPEMGGYVQSVGAAMTLVDGCRDLSETERETLEAAVDGGYFDRPRSADLGALADEFDVSKPAVSNTLRRGQERVLSRVVDALDDLDDPDDERSESPD, encoded by the coding sequence ATGATCGATCTCACCCTCGACGTCGAGCAGTACGACTGTCCATACATCGCGGCGACCGACGATCACGATGTGGCGTTCTCGACGCTCAACTGGGAGTTCGACCGCACGGCGGCGAAGCTCGAGACCAGGATGGTGGTCGACGGCGGCGACCGCGCGACCCTCGACAGAGGACTGGGGACGCTCCGTGAGCACGACCAGATCCACGAGTACGACCTAGTGGCCAAACGCGACGGCGTCGCCCGGATTCGCTCGACCATCCCGACGACGAACGCGATGGGCACGATCCGCGACCACGACGGCTACGTCACGGGCCCGTTCCACATCGAGTCGGGGAGCGAGCGCTGGCAGGTGGGGTTCGACGGCGAGGGGGCCGCCGAGGCCGCGCTGGCGGCGCTCGAAACCGACAACGAATTTACCGTCGAGGCGCGCGAGGAGGTCGGTCTCCCCGAGATGGGTGGGTACGTTCAGTCGGTGGGTGCGGCGATGACGCTCGTCGACGGCTGTCGCGATCTCTCTGAGACTGAACGCGAGACTCTCGAAGCCGCCGTCGACGGTGGCTACTTCGACCGGCCGCGCAGCGCCGACCTCGGAGCGCTCGCCGACGAGTTCGACGTCTCGAAGCCCGCGGTCTCGAACACGCTCCGGCGCGGCCAGGAACGCGTGCTCTCGCGGGTGGTCGACGCGCTCGACGATCTCGACGACCCCGATGACGAGCGATCGGAGTCGCCGGACTGA
- a CDS encoding ABC transporter substrate-binding protein has product MNTNDITRRQVVAALGAAGVSGLAGCAGGNGSGSNDSGGNGTDGGGSGGGSGNDTQTSTESGGATETASGDGTETSGDGGTETNSPEGTETAGGDGTTTGGGGGASGTVKIGVLQPLTGDLKYYGQQSLWGFYEGFNYKSDEGFTADAKTGTKTATVGGVDYELIVRDTQLQASRAQSLATSLVQDEEVDMLFGCSSSGAASQVATTVTNQAQVPTMIGPAASADITASSETCGEYLFRASENTAMDARSGGRYVAQNSDVSKVYLFGADYSFGKAVVNNYRTVLEANDVEIVGEKFVPQGYSEWQGLLDNAEEAGAEGIVAGFTVSTLPQLFTTFLNGDYSYRVFGGFATQITVGIIGQTLQKVLGEPLTAEKLEGTNLGPFTTRYHWNQYDNEINNSFVDSYTQSYGVVPDLFTSGTFTAASSIVQAVEASGSTDGEDIASALRGMTVTDTPKGEGAYTFQRYNNQARSAMTLANGVPNDNDNWDAAIKPSDPIATVPADQTTIPQDSSEMGCSL; this is encoded by the coding sequence ATGAACACGAACGACATCACGCGTCGACAGGTGGTCGCGGCACTCGGTGCTGCCGGGGTCTCCGGCCTTGCGGGCTGTGCCGGCGGAAACGGCAGCGGGAGCAACGACTCGGGTGGCAACGGAACGGACGGCGGCGGTAGTGGCGGTGGCAGCGGGAACGACACTCAGACGTCGACCGAGAGCGGCGGTGCGACCGAGACGGCGAGCGGGGACGGAACCGAGACGAGCGGTGACGGCGGAACCGAAACGAACAGTCCCGAGGGGACGGAGACGGCCGGTGGGGACGGGACGACGACCGGTGGGGGCGGTGGAGCGTCGGGAACCGTGAAGATCGGCGTCCTCCAGCCGCTCACGGGCGATCTGAAGTACTACGGCCAGCAGTCGCTCTGGGGGTTCTACGAGGGGTTCAACTACAAGAGCGACGAGGGGTTCACCGCCGACGCCAAGACGGGAACGAAGACCGCGACCGTCGGTGGCGTCGATTACGAGCTGATCGTGCGGGACACCCAGCTGCAGGCCAGCCGCGCGCAGTCGCTCGCGACCAGCCTCGTCCAAGATGAAGAAGTCGACATGCTCTTCGGCTGTTCGTCCTCGGGGGCGGCCTCGCAGGTCGCCACCACGGTCACGAACCAGGCGCAGGTCCCGACGATGATCGGGCCCGCCGCCTCGGCCGACATCACCGCGAGCAGCGAGACGTGTGGCGAGTACCTGTTCCGGGCGAGCGAGAACACCGCGATGGACGCCCGGTCGGGTGGGCGCTACGTCGCCCAGAACAGCGACGTCTCGAAGGTGTACCTGTTCGGTGCGGACTACAGCTTCGGGAAAGCGGTCGTCAACAACTACCGGACGGTGCTCGAAGCCAACGACGTCGAGATCGTCGGCGAGAAGTTCGTCCCGCAGGGGTACTCCGAGTGGCAGGGGCTGCTCGACAACGCCGAGGAGGCGGGCGCGGAGGGGATCGTCGCCGGGTTCACCGTCTCGACGCTCCCGCAACTGTTCACCACGTTCCTCAACGGCGACTACTCCTACCGGGTGTTCGGCGGGTTCGCCACCCAGATCACGGTGGGGATCATCGGCCAGACGCTCCAGAAGGTGCTCGGCGAACCGCTCACGGCAGAGAAACTCGAAGGGACCAATCTCGGGCCGTTCACCACCCGGTATCACTGGAACCAGTACGACAACGAGATCAACAACTCGTTCGTCGACAGCTACACCCAATCCTACGGCGTGGTGCCCGACCTCTTCACGTCGGGTACGTTCACGGCCGCCTCGTCGATCGTCCAGGCGGTCGAGGCGAGCGGCTCGACCGACGGCGAGGATATCGCGAGCGCGCTCCGCGGGATGACCGTCACCGACACGCCGAAGGGCGAGGGTGCATACACCTTCCAGCGCTATAACAACCAGGCGCGCTCGGCAATGACGCTCGCGAACGGCGTCCCGAACGACAACGACAACTGGGACGCCGCGATCAAGCCGAGCGACCCCATCGCGACTGTGCCAGCCGATCAGACCACGATCCCCCAGGACAGCTCCGAGATGGGCTGTTCGCTCTGA
- the glmM gene encoding phosphoglucosamine mutase encodes MFGTSGIRGPVGETVTARLALDVGRAVGIDADRAVVGRDPRESGVLLCDALAAGLRESGTDVRDLSLAATPTVARAVDWHDADAGVSITASHNPAPDNGIKLWQPGGQAFDEARRDTIARRVREGESNLQGWDDLGDRTRVDATERHVDALRGAVGIDDPLSIAVDLGNGAGGVTVDALQSLDCTVETLNAQPDGGFPGRPSEPTAENCESLRRLVEATDADCGIAHDGDADRLRAVTGTGEFLSGDVLLALFAREAVARSDVDEPRVAVPVDTSLAVDDALAPLEATVTHTRVGDVFVAERATEPDVVFGGEPSGAWIWPDETLCPDGPLAACRLAALAADRPLDERATEIETYPIRRANVETDDKAGVMDRVEERVLAEYDDVRTLDGVRADLGDAWFLVRASGTQPLVRITAEARDEARAGEVFETAREIVADAEN; translated from the coding sequence ATGTTCGGCACCAGCGGCATCCGCGGTCCGGTCGGGGAGACGGTCACCGCGAGACTCGCGCTCGACGTCGGGCGCGCGGTCGGGATCGACGCCGATCGTGCCGTGGTCGGGCGCGACCCGCGCGAGAGTGGTGTTCTCCTTTGCGACGCGCTGGCCGCCGGCCTCCGCGAGTCCGGCACTGACGTCCGTGATCTGAGTCTCGCCGCTACCCCCACGGTGGCGCGCGCGGTCGACTGGCACGACGCCGACGCCGGCGTCTCGATCACGGCGTCGCACAACCCCGCGCCCGACAACGGGATCAAGCTCTGGCAGCCGGGCGGCCAGGCGTTCGACGAGGCGCGGCGCGACACCATCGCCCGGCGCGTTCGTGAGGGCGAAAGCAATCTCCAGGGATGGGACGACCTCGGCGACCGCACCCGCGTCGACGCGACCGAACGCCACGTCGACGCGCTCCGGGGGGCGGTCGGAATCGACGATCCGCTCTCGATCGCCGTCGATCTCGGCAACGGGGCCGGCGGCGTCACCGTCGACGCGCTTCAGTCCCTCGACTGTACGGTCGAGACGCTCAACGCCCAACCCGACGGCGGGTTTCCGGGCCGACCCTCCGAGCCGACCGCCGAGAACTGCGAGTCGCTCCGAAGACTGGTCGAGGCGACCGATGCCGACTGCGGGATCGCCCACGACGGCGACGCCGACCGGTTACGCGCGGTCACCGGTACGGGCGAGTTCCTCTCCGGCGATGTGTTGCTCGCGCTGTTCGCCCGCGAGGCGGTCGCGCGGAGCGACGTCGACGAACCGCGCGTCGCGGTTCCCGTGGACACCAGTCTGGCGGTCGACGACGCGCTCGCGCCGCTCGAAGCGACGGTCACCCACACGAGAGTCGGCGACGTGTTCGTGGCCGAGCGCGCCACCGAGCCCGACGTGGTGTTCGGCGGCGAACCGAGCGGCGCGTGGATCTGGCCGGACGAGACCCTCTGTCCCGACGGCCCGCTCGCGGCCTGCCGCCTCGCCGCGCTCGCCGCCGATCGCCCGCTCGACGAGCGCGCCACCGAGATCGAGACCTACCCGATCCGGCGCGCGAACGTCGAAACCGACGACAAAGCCGGAGTGATGGATCGCGTCGAGGAACGGGTTCTCGCAGAGTACGACGACGTGCGGACCCTCGACGGCGTTCGTGCGGATCTCGGCGACGCGTGGTTTCTGGTGCGCGCAAGCGGGACCCAGCCGCTCGTCAGGATCACTGCCGAGGCGCGTGACGAAGCGCGCGCTGGGGAGGTCTTCGAGACCGCTCGGGAGATCGTCGCCGACGCCGAGAACTAG